In Gloeocapsa sp. DLM2.Bin57, a single genomic region encodes these proteins:
- a CDS encoding 50S ribosomal protein L11 methyltransferase: MSISWWEIKVLCDPRLEESVFWRLQNCGFSGTATEVKGKLLFLRAYLPQSQVKPMDLAAIAKWLQQDAQNIGLPTPVIAWELIPEQDWQDSWKQHWQPREIGDRFLIYPAWIDPPPSSERLILRLDPGTAFGTGEHPTTQLCLEALAMHFYTPPTTQQIVVDIGCGSGILSLGALRLGATKVYGVDTDPLAITSAIQNRELNKISPAQVSLYQGSIPELRTHLQAPVDGIVCNILAEVIIDLIPSMTEIAKPSTWAILSGLVLDQIQPVVDVLEEYQWSLSTIWKRGEWCCLNLRK; the protein is encoded by the coding sequence ATGAGTATAAGCTGGTGGGAAATAAAGGTTCTCTGTGATCCAAGACTAGAAGAGTCTGTATTTTGGCGTCTGCAAAATTGTGGCTTTAGTGGTACAGCTACAGAAGTAAAGGGCAAACTTTTATTTCTCCGCGCTTATCTTCCTCAATCTCAAGTTAAACCAATGGATTTAGCAGCGATCGCCAAATGGTTACAACAAGACGCCCAAAATATAGGGTTACCTACTCCTGTAATCGCTTGGGAATTAATCCCTGAACAAGATTGGCAAGATAGTTGGAAACAACATTGGCAACCTCGGGAAATAGGCGATCGCTTCTTAATCTACCCTGCTTGGATAGATCCTCCTCCCTCCTCTGAACGATTGATTCTACGTTTAGATCCAGGTACAGCTTTTGGGACTGGTGAACATCCTACTACTCAATTGTGTCTAGAAGCCCTCGCCATGCACTTCTATACCCCACCTACTACCCAACAAATAGTTGTTGATATAGGTTGTGGCTCGGGTATTCTCTCTCTAGGTGCGCTCAGACTAGGAGCTACAAAAGTTTATGGAGTAGATACAGATCCTCTGGCTATTACTAGCGCTATTCAAAATCGAGAACTCAATAAAATCAGTCCCGCCCAAGTCTCTCTCTATCAAGGAAGTATTCCCGAATTAAGAACCCATTTACAAGCTCCCGTAGATGGTATAGTCTGTAATATCTTAGCTGAGGTCATCATTGATCTAATCCCGTCAATGACTGAAATAGCTAAACCCTCCACCTGGGCTATACTTAGCGGTTTAGTCTTAGATCAGATTCAACCTGTGGTTGATGTACTCGAAGAATATCAATGGTCTTTGAGTACAATTTGGAAACGAGGAGAATGGTGTTGTTTAAATTTACGCAAATAA
- a CDS encoding carbon dioxide-concentrating mechanism protein CcmK, giving the protein MPAEPAVGAIETKGFPGILAAADAMVKAGRVTLVGYIRVGSARFTVNIRGDVSEVKAAMDAGIEAIKKTEGATLESWVIIPRPHENVVAVLPIDYNDNVQVFRNQVDGIALPRNAR; this is encoded by the coding sequence ATGCCAGCTGAACCCGCGGTTGGAGCAATTGAAACAAAAGGTTTCCCAGGGATACTCGCTGCTGCTGATGCGATGGTTAAAGCAGGTAGAGTAACTTTAGTAGGTTATATACGTGTTGGTAGTGCGCGCTTTACCGTCAATATCAGGGGAGACGTTTCGGAGGTAAAAGCCGCTATGGATGCTGGTATCGAAGCTATTAAAAAAACCGAAGGTGCTACCCTAGAATCCTGGGTAATTATTCCTCGTCCTCATGAAAATGTCGTAGCTGTGCTGCCAATTGATTATAACGATAATGTCCAAGTCTTCCGTAACCAGGTAGATGGTATTGCTTTACCAAGAAATGCTCGTTAA
- a CDS encoding phosphoglycerate dehydrogenase, whose protein sequence is MAKVLVSDPIDQVGIDILAQVAQVDVNTGLPTAELIKIIPEYDALMVRSGTKVTKEIIEAGVNLKIIGRAGVGVDNIDVPVATRQGIVVVNSPEGNTIAAAEHALAMMLSLSRCIPEANQSVKASKWERGKFIGSEVYKKNLGVVGLGKIGSHVATVGKAMGMKILAYDPFISKERADQLGCNLVDLDLLLSESDYITLHVPKTPDTKYLIDAVAIAKMKPTTRIINCSRGGIIDEEALATAIETGKIAGAALDVYETEPLGESKLRDLGPKVVLTPHLGASTTEAQVNVAVDVAEQIRDVLLGLPARSAVNIPGLTPQVMEKLRPYLQLAETLGNLVGQLAGGGIDWLDVKLQGHLASAQSQPIITAAVKGLLSEALRERVNYVNATIEAKERGIRITDTRDDSVEDYSGSLHLKARGANGEHSVTGALLSHGEIRITDIDDFPVNVPPSNYMLFTLHRDMPGIIGTIGSLLGSFNVNIASMQVGRKIVRGDALMVLSLDDPLPGGLLPQILAVSGINDAYTVKL, encoded by the coding sequence ATGGCAAAAGTTCTAGTCTCAGATCCTATTGATCAAGTAGGAATTGATATTCTCGCTCAAGTCGCTCAAGTTGATGTCAATACAGGGTTACCAACAGCTGAATTAATCAAGATTATCCCTGAATACGATGCTTTAATGGTGCGCTCGGGTACTAAAGTAACCAAAGAAATTATTGAAGCAGGGGTAAACCTTAAAATTATTGGACGCGCTGGAGTCGGTGTAGATAATATAGATGTTCCTGTTGCTACTCGTCAAGGAATTGTGGTAGTTAATTCCCCAGAGGGGAATACCATCGCCGCTGCTGAACACGCTTTGGCAATGATGTTATCATTGTCTCGGTGTATTCCTGAAGCCAACCAGTCTGTTAAAGCTAGTAAATGGGAACGCGGCAAGTTTATTGGTTCAGAAGTATATAAAAAAAACCTAGGAGTGGTTGGCTTAGGTAAAATTGGTTCTCACGTCGCTACCGTAGGTAAAGCCATGGGTATGAAAATTTTAGCCTATGACCCCTTTATTTCTAAAGAACGTGCTGACCAACTCGGTTGTAATTTGGTAGATTTAGACCTCTTATTAAGTGAGTCTGACTATATCACCCTTCACGTACCTAAAACACCTGACACCAAATATCTCATCGATGCTGTAGCTATCGCTAAAATGAAACCTACTACTAGAATAATTAACTGTTCTCGTGGTGGTATCATCGATGAAGAGGCTTTAGCTACCGCTATCGAAACAGGGAAAATCGCAGGCGCTGCTTTAGACGTCTATGAAACTGAACCCCTAGGAGAGTCAAAACTACGGGATTTAGGTCCAAAAGTAGTCTTAACTCCCCATTTAGGGGCTTCTACCACAGAAGCACAAGTCAACGTAGCCGTAGATGTAGCTGAACAAATTAGGGATGTGTTACTAGGGTTGCCCGCTCGCTCAGCGGTGAATATTCCAGGCTTAACCCCTCAAGTAATGGAAAAATTACGACCTTATCTACAGTTAGCCGAAACCCTAGGTAATCTAGTGGGGCAATTAGCGGGTGGTGGTATCGACTGGTTAGACGTTAAGTTACAAGGTCATTTAGCCTCAGCCCAAAGTCAACCAATTATTACCGCTGCTGTCAAAGGCTTACTTTCTGAAGCTCTACGTGAAAGAGTTAACTATGTTAATGCTACAATAGAAGCCAAAGAACGAGGCATCAGAATAACTGATACTAGAGATGATTCGGTAGAGGATTATTCAGGTTCACTCCATCTTAAAGCTAGAGGAGCAAATGGAGAACATTCAGTAACAGGCGCACTCTTAAGTCACGGCGAAATCCGCATTACTGATATTGATGATTTCCCCGTGAATGTTCCCCCTAGCAATTATATGTTATTTACCCTCCATCGCGATATGCCTGGTATCATAGGTACAATAGGTTCATTACTAGGAAGCTTTAACGTCAATATTGCTAGTATGCAAGTAGGACGTAAAATCGTTCGCGGAGACGCGCTAATGGTTCTTAGTCTCGATGATCCACTCCCTGGAGGGTTATTGCCACAAATTCTAGCAGTTTCTGGTATCAACGATGCTTACACCGTTAAGCTTTAA